A portion of the Glycine max cultivar Williams 82 chromosome 10, Glycine_max_v4.0, whole genome shotgun sequence genome contains these proteins:
- the LOC100500028 gene encoding Bet1-like SNARE 1-1-like: protein MNARRDGRNNRVALFDGIEEGGIRASSLYSSSSSHEIDEHDNEQALDGLQDRVNLLKRLSGDINEEVDSHNRMLDRMGNDMDSSRGVLSGTMDKFKMVFETKSSRRMFSLVASFVVLFLIIYYLTR from the exons ATGAATGCTAGAAG AGATGGTCGCAACAACAGAGTTGCTCTTTTTGATGGTATTGAGGAGGGTGGCATCAGAGCATCGTCTCTTTATTCCTCAAGTTCTTCCCATGAAATTGATGAACATGATAATGAACAAGCATTGGATGGATTGCAAGATAGAGTCAATCTGCTTAAAAGA TTGTCAGGTGATATAAATGAGGAAGTGGATAGTCATAACCGGATGCTGGATCGTATG GGAAATGATATGGATTCTTCGAGAGGAGTCCTCTCAGGCACTATGGATAAATTCAAAATG GTATTTGAGACAAAATCCAGCCGAAGAATGTTTTCACTTGTAGCATCCTTTGTTGTgctttttcttataatatacTATCTGACTAGGTAA